A window of Rhododendron vialii isolate Sample 1 chromosome 11a, ASM3025357v1 contains these coding sequences:
- the LOC131308440 gene encoding uncharacterized protein LOC131308440, whose translation MEKKQGFFSALKDEVVRGLSPARSRAKSPARSKSPMMWRSSKQRQSHVANVDSSSIGRSGSVGETLTPLMEGPDPDSGGVGDSKRHGLGQWMMGQLSRTPSSMASNFNRRSDLRLLLGVLGAPLAPVHVSANEPLPHLSIKDTPIETSSAQYILQQYTAASGGQKLQNSIQNAYAMGKVKMIASEFETATRVTKNRYGARDAETGGFVLWQMNPDMWYVELAVGGSKVRAGCNGKIVWRHTPWLGAHTAKGPVRPLRRALQGLDPRTTASMFADARCIGEKKINGDDCFILKLSADPQTLKARSEGPAEIIRHVLFGYFSQKTGLLVHMEDSHLTRIQSNGGEAVYWETTINSFLDDYRPVEGIMIAHSGRSVVTLFRFGETASSHSKTRMEEAWTIEEVAFNVPGLSVDCFIPPADLRSGTFGEACELSQGERGKSAIVLTAHRAKVAALEEAHDGNVDNMVWKRDV comes from the exons atggagaaaaaacaGGGCTTCTTCTCCGCTCTGAAGGACGAGGTGGTCCGAGGCCTATCCCCGGCGAGGTCGCGCGCCAAGAGCCCCGCGCGGAGCAAGTCACCGATGATGTGGCGGAGCAGCAAGCAGCGGCAGAGCCACGTGGCGAACGTCGATTCGTCGTCGATCGGGAGGTCAGGGAGCGTCGGCGAGACGCTGACGCCGTTGATGGAGGGTCCGGATCCCGACAGCGGCGGGGTCGGGGACTCGAAGCGGCACGGGTTGGGGCAGTGGATGATGGGTCAACTCTCGAGGACTCCGTCCAGTATGGCTTCGAATTTTAATCGGAGGTCTGATCTGAGGCTTTTGCTTGGTGTCTTGGGCGCTCCGCTTGCCCCCGTGCACGTTAGCGCCAATGAGCCTTTGCCTCATCTCAGCATCAAAGACACTCCCATC GAAACTTCATCTGCCCAGTACATATTGCAGCAATATACTGCTGCATCTGGTGGGCAAAAGTTGCAGAACTCCATCCAGAATGCATATGCTATGGGAAAGGTGAAGATGATAGCCTCTGAGTTTGAAACTGCAACAAGGGTAACAAAAAATCGGTACGGAGCAAGAGATGCTGAGACTGGTGGATTTGTTCTATGGCAAATGAATCCCGACATGTGGTATGTTGAGCTTGCAGTTGGAGGAAGCAAGGTTCGTGCCGGCTGCAATGGTAAGATCGTCTGGAGGCACACGCCATGGCTTGGAGCCCACACTGCTAAAGGACCCGTCAGACCTTTACGACGTGCCCTTCAG GGTCTTGACCCGAGAACGACTGCTAGTATGTTCGCAGATGCAAGATGTATTGGGGAGAAAAAGATCAACGGCGACGATTGCTTCATCCTCAAGCTTTCTGCTGATCCTCAGACCTTGAAGGCAAGGAGTGAGGGCCCAGCAGAGATTATAAGGCATGTCTTGTTTGGCTACTTCAGCCAGAAGACCGGCCTTCTTGTCCACATGGAGGATTCTCACCTCACACGCATCCAGTCCAATGGTGGAGAAGCAGTTTATTGGGAAACCACTATAAACTCGTTCCTTGATGATTACAGACCTGTCGAAGGGATCATGATAGCACACTCAGGGCGTTCAGTGGTGACCCTTTTCAGGTTTGGTGAGACGGCATCGAGCCATAGCAAGACAAGGATGGAAGAAGCTTGGACAATTGAAGAGGTCGCGTTCAATGTACCGGGATTATCAGTAGACTGTTTCATCCCCCCAGCTGACTTGAGGTCTGGCACCTTTGGCGAAGCATGTGAACTCTCTCAAGGAGAAAGGGGAAAGAGCGCCATTGTCCTCACAGCACATAGGGCTAAGGTTGCTGCGCTGGAGGAAGCACACGATGGCAACGTTGACAACATGGTATGGAAAAGGGATGTCTAA